In Candidatus Bathyarchaeum sp., the DNA window CGCAGAATTTCAAAACGGTTGGGGTTAACTCAGAATACCAACCCCGACAAAATCGAGCAAGACATTATGCAGGTTGTTCCCAAAGAGTACTGGAAGCGCATAACGAACTTGATAATTTTTCATGGACGAAAAGTTTGCACCGCACGAAAAGCAAAATGTGACATATGCAGTTTGAACAAGCTTTGTCCGTCAGCTTTCAACGTGTAACACTAATCGTACATCTGGCGCTTTTGGAGCCACAACGCAAACTGCATTGTTTATTTTAGGGTCAAATACAACAGCACGCCTAAGGACANNNNNNNNNNNNNNNNNNNNNNNNNNNNNNNNNNNNNNNNNNNNNNNNNNNNNNNNNNNNNNNNNNNNNNNNNNNNNNNNNNNNNNNNNNNNNNNNNNNNACGTATTTGTTCATTTGTAGCTTCACTTCTTTTTCTCCTTTTTTTGTTTTTTCCATAATTTGTTCACAATTTCTTCAAAAAGAATGTAATTTTCTTCCAAATCAACAGACAAAAAATACGTGTTACCGTATCCATCGCCCGCAGAAGTGATTAAACGGTTTTTTTCTAAAACCTTCAAATGATGCCGAATCGTGCGATAATCCATTTCAATTGAAGCCGCCAATTGATTTGCATTTTGAGGTTGCTCATGTAAGATTTCAAGTATTTTTGCTCTAGTCAATCCCCCCCTGCTTCCGGCAATAAGCCAACCAAGCAAATACTTCAAAGGACGAACACGAGCAGACATCAGCACATCTCCAATGAAAAGTGGTTAACTGAAACATATTGAAGGCACAATAACTGAAAACTTGTTCCTTTATTCTGGATAACCTTGGAAAATAAACTCAAATTTTTACGGATTTTAAATTCCAAGGAAACCAGCGTATTGCACCACATATGAAACATGAAAAGTTCAAGCTAACTAAATTCGTTGTAAGAGTTGGAGACAAAAAGCCCGCTAATTATTGCACATACAAAAACAGTTACTTCCGTAAACATCAGTATTGCTTTAACATCAAAGGAATACGAAAAGGCAGGAGTAAAAGCGTACGTTACAATGACTGAAATTATGAGACAAATAATTCCGAGCATAGAAAGTTTGAAGTTGTTTCTTTTAAGCATAAACATTCCTCCAGCCAAGGCACCCATTGAGCCAACAATGCAAACTACTCCGAAAATCAAAAACCCTTGAAAATCTGAAGGGATAGTTGTTGACATAAAATAATCAGCCAAAGA includes these proteins:
- a CDS encoding winged helix-turn-helix domain-containing protein, which codes for MSARVRPLKYLLGWLIAGSRGGLTRAKILEILHEQPQNANQLAASIEMDYRTIRHHLKVLEKNRLITSAGDGYGNTYFLSVDLEENYILFEEIVNKLWKKQKKEKKK
- a CDS encoding zinc ribbon domain-containing protein, whose amino-acid sequence is MICPNCGKELVDDENAVCPECGKPVATIDDDNALTSVNAQQKQPDLIFAAAILTLISAALIASVGYIGLYQYASLADYFMSTTIPSDFQGFLIFGVVCIVGSMGALAGGMFMLKRNNFKLSMLGIICLIISVIVTYAFTPAFSYSFDVKAILMFTEVTVFVCAIISGLFVSNSYNEFS